The Micromonospora sp. NBC_00421 genome contains a region encoding:
- a CDS encoding peptidase E: MPASAPTIVATSMGFTSRHRGPWDADPGPVFDLMAELAQADEPRICYLNQAVGDQPTSLAVFHGAFAGTRYRPSHLALFPMPNVEDVRAHLLGQDIVWVGGGSVANLCAVWRVHGLPEILRECWEAGVVLGGVSAGSICWHVGGTTDSFGRKLRAYTDGLGWLPYGNGVHYDSEAERRPLLHRLVADGTLPASHCTDDGVGLVYRGTRLAEAVADRAGVAAYEVVPDGAGGVRETRIEPRLLTA, from the coding sequence ATGCCCGCCAGCGCACCGACGATCGTCGCCACCAGCATGGGTTTCACCAGCCGCCACCGGGGCCCGTGGGACGCCGACCCCGGGCCGGTCTTCGACCTGATGGCCGAGTTGGCGCAGGCCGACGAGCCGAGGATCTGCTACCTCAACCAGGCCGTCGGCGACCAGCCCACCTCGCTGGCGGTCTTCCACGGCGCGTTCGCCGGCACCCGCTACCGCCCGTCGCACCTGGCGCTGTTCCCGATGCCCAACGTCGAGGACGTCCGGGCGCACCTGCTCGGCCAGGACATCGTCTGGGTCGGTGGCGGCAGCGTGGCCAACCTCTGCGCGGTGTGGCGGGTGCACGGCCTGCCGGAGATCCTGCGCGAGTGCTGGGAGGCGGGGGTGGTGCTCGGCGGGGTCTCCGCCGGCTCGATCTGCTGGCACGTCGGCGGCACCACCGACAGCTTCGGCCGCAAGCTGCGCGCCTACACCGATGGTCTGGGCTGGCTGCCCTACGGCAACGGGGTGCACTACGACAGCGAGGCCGAGCGTCGGCCGCTGCTGCACCGGCTGGTCGCCGACGGCACCCTGCCGGCCAGCCACTGCACCGACGACGGGGTGGGGCTGGTCTACCGGGGCACCCGGCTGGCCGAGGCGGTCGCCGACCGGGCGGGGGTGGCCGCGTACGAGGTGGTGCCGGATGGTGCGGGTGGGGTCCGGGAGACCCGGATCGAGCCCCGGCTGCTCACCGCCTGA
- a CDS encoding ABC transporter ATP-binding protein — MPAGSDGRSIGALSRWRGLATDPDADRSRAENDSPEAVARLRARSRALLRDLLRPLRRPLGAAVALLLAQNTAAMAGPYLVMLGIDRAVPPLRAGDPGPLAAVAGAFTVAAVTEYAARRGYLTRSARIGQAVLLQLRQRVYGHLLTLSVGFHERYTSGRVVSRLTSDVDSIAELVDGGIDTLVAAALSVLSVAAILLWLDLPLAALTLLAFPFLFWLSRWFARASAHAYRHSREAMALVIVHFVESLRGIRAVQAFRREPRNQQIFGTVNDEYRGASLLGFRLIATYSPGIKVIGNVTVALVLGYGGWRVLGGDTEVGVLAAFLLYLRRFFEPMQELSQFYNSLQSATAALEKLAGVLDERPGVPEPASPVPLPAGPGRGAVTFRAVRFGYRPQAPILAGLDLAVPAGQTVALIGPTGAGKSTVAKLLARFHDPDDGTVELDGVDLRELVDAELRRAVVLVTQENHLFGGSVAENIRFGRPDATDAAVQAAARAIGAHDFIAALPDGYDTDVHRRGGRLSAGQRQLVAFARAFLADPRVLILDEATSSLDVPTERLVQQALATVLRDRTALVIAHRLSTVETADRVLVVDSGRIVEDGPPGLLVTTGGRYAALHRQWRDSLV, encoded by the coding sequence ATTCCGGCCGGGAGCGACGGCCGGTCCATCGGCGCGCTGTCGCGCTGGCGTGGGCTGGCGACCGACCCGGACGCCGACCGCAGCCGGGCCGAAAACGACTCACCCGAGGCCGTCGCCAGGCTGCGCGCTCGGAGCCGGGCGCTGCTGCGGGACCTGCTCCGGCCGCTCCGTCGACCGCTCGGCGCGGCGGTGGCCCTGCTGCTCGCCCAGAACACCGCCGCGATGGCCGGGCCCTACCTGGTCATGCTCGGCATCGACCGGGCGGTGCCCCCGCTGCGGGCCGGCGACCCGGGTCCGCTGGCCGCCGTCGCGGGCGCGTTCACCGTCGCGGCCGTCACCGAGTACGCCGCCCGGCGCGGCTACCTCACCCGCTCCGCCCGGATCGGCCAGGCCGTCCTGCTCCAGCTCCGCCAGCGGGTGTACGGCCACCTGCTGACCCTGTCGGTCGGCTTCCACGAGCGCTACACCTCGGGTCGGGTGGTGTCCCGGCTCACCAGCGACGTGGACTCCATCGCCGAACTGGTCGACGGCGGGATCGACACCCTGGTCGCCGCCGCGCTGTCGGTCCTGTCGGTCGCCGCCATCCTGCTCTGGTTGGACCTGCCACTGGCGGCGCTGACCCTGCTGGCGTTCCCGTTCCTGTTCTGGCTGTCCCGCTGGTTCGCCCGCGCCTCGGCGCACGCCTACCGGCACAGCCGGGAGGCGATGGCCCTGGTGATCGTCCACTTCGTCGAGTCGCTGCGCGGTATCCGCGCGGTGCAGGCGTTCCGCCGGGAGCCGCGCAACCAGCAGATCTTCGGGACGGTCAACGACGAGTACCGGGGGGCCAGCCTGCTCGGGTTCCGGCTGATCGCCACGTACTCGCCGGGGATCAAGGTGATCGGCAACGTCACCGTCGCGCTGGTGCTCGGGTACGGCGGCTGGCGGGTGCTCGGCGGCGACACCGAGGTGGGGGTGCTCGCCGCGTTCCTGCTCTATCTGCGCCGGTTCTTCGAGCCGATGCAGGAGCTCAGCCAGTTCTACAACTCGCTGCAGTCCGCGACGGCCGCGCTGGAGAAGCTGGCCGGGGTGCTGGATGAGCGTCCCGGGGTGCCCGAACCGGCGTCACCGGTGCCGCTGCCGGCCGGGCCGGGCCGGGGCGCGGTGACGTTCCGCGCGGTCCGGTTCGGCTACCGGCCGCAGGCGCCGATCCTGGCCGGGCTGGATCTGGCCGTGCCGGCCGGGCAGACGGTGGCCCTGATCGGCCCGACCGGCGCCGGCAAGTCGACGGTGGCGAAGCTGCTCGCCCGGTTCCACGACCCGGACGACGGCACGGTCGAGCTGGACGGCGTCGACCTGCGGGAGCTGGTCGACGCCGAGCTGCGGCGCGCGGTGGTGCTGGTGACCCAGGAGAACCACCTGTTCGGCGGCTCGGTGGCGGAGAACATCCGGTTCGGCCGGCCGGACGCCACCGACGCGGCGGTGCAGGCGGCGGCGCGGGCGATCGGCGCGCACGATTTCATCGCCGCCCTGCCCGACGGGTACGACACCGACGTGCACCGGCGCGGCGGGCGGCTCTCCGCCGGGCAACGGCAGCTCGTCGCGTTCGCCCGCGCGTTCCTGGCCGACCCCCGGGTGCTGATCCTCGACGAGGCGACCTCGTCGCTGGACGTGCCGACCGAGCGGTTGGTGCAGCAGGCGCTGGCCACCGTGCTGCGGGACCGCACCGCGCTGGTGATCGCGCACCGGCTCTCCACTGTGGAGACCGCCGACCGGGTGCTGGTTGTCGACTCCGGACGGATCGTCGAGGACGGCCCACCGGGCCTGCTCGTCACCACCGGTGGCCGGTACGCCGCGCTGCACCGGCAGTGGCGCGACTCGCTGGTCTGA
- a CDS encoding nucleotidyltransferase domain-containing protein, with amino-acid sequence MRYDPQRHLWSALSVTEVHALFAGCPARWWLSGGWAIDHWHGSPSRPHGDIDVSTLRPALPALLHALPADLRPFAARRGHLFPLADGHDDPEVHNIWVYDAGRDRFVLQINLEEGAETGWRYRRDPRITLPWDSAVASIRAVPTGTPVTQLLWKSPDPRPRDERDLDVARHLLTPAQLRWLREAVRLAHPNSPWSDDPRLGHP; translated from the coding sequence GTGCGGTACGACCCTCAACGGCACCTCTGGTCCGCGCTCTCGGTCACCGAGGTGCACGCGTTGTTCGCCGGCTGCCCGGCGCGCTGGTGGCTCTCCGGGGGATGGGCCATCGACCACTGGCACGGCAGCCCGAGCCGACCGCACGGTGACATCGACGTCAGCACCCTGCGGCCGGCGCTGCCCGCCCTGCTGCACGCACTACCGGCGGACCTGCGGCCGTTCGCGGCCCGGCGGGGGCACCTGTTCCCGCTGGCGGACGGGCACGACGACCCCGAGGTGCACAACATCTGGGTGTACGACGCCGGTCGGGACCGCTTCGTCCTCCAGATCAACCTGGAGGAGGGCGCCGAGACGGGCTGGCGCTACCGACGCGATCCACGGATCACGCTCCCGTGGGACTCGGCGGTGGCGTCCATCCGCGCCGTACCGACCGGGACGCCCGTCACCCAACTGCTGTGGAAGTCACCCGACCCGCGCCCCCGCGACGAGCGCGACCTGGACGTCGCCCGGCACCTGCTGACCCCGGCGCAGCTCCGATGGTTGCGCGAGGCGGTCCGGCTGGCACACCCGAACTCACCGTGGTCGGACGACCCCCGACTGGGACACCCCTGA
- a CDS encoding trypsin-like peptidase domain-containing protein → MRIRGRMVLAAAVALGMAGTTGVALAVDGATGPVHESNGGAWAAGVAPVAEEAPAATRTGTGGRAAAPAAPRPAPVVTRPATQVAQAAPASVSYLSERYRVAPGEAARRLALQELSAPLADILAARFPGSYAGMWLDQAGGGVLTIAATDPAPVTEAVAGLPDARHVTVVPVRHSRRDLDAAASRVAGSLGVTAGQDVLVDERANEVLVLTGDTVPADDARLAGVLGAGGVPVRAQSRLDGSSIPKACDPRYCAEAPMRGGIRLDVPRDDGTVGGCTTGFNVRAKSGQYYVLTAGHCVVGGRHQRVDDTWHQFLGPKVPVGLESTAPVLAENAFPYDYAVLPYAKGATTRWAYPRRGVGNTPSLVNYWCVADNPACASKGSRDVPVTGVTSYGAVQAGWVVCATGSAYTPKAGEQYVDSGAGAGFLPGTRCGEVIGKASGGIDVRVCARPGDSGGPLFTESDGRALGILSNGDDGEGPCTNPDEKNTYAPVSVILDRVNGRTGLDFQIATKGPLLASPAASANR, encoded by the coding sequence GTGCGGATTCGCGGACGAATGGTGCTGGCGGCGGCAGTGGCGCTGGGCATGGCGGGGACGACAGGGGTGGCGCTGGCCGTGGACGGGGCCACCGGCCCGGTCCACGAATCGAACGGTGGGGCCTGGGCCGCCGGGGTGGCCCCGGTCGCCGAGGAGGCCCCGGCGGCGACCCGCACCGGCACCGGTGGCCGGGCGGCAGCGCCGGCGGCCCCCCGCCCGGCACCGGTGGTGACCCGTCCGGCGACGCAGGTGGCGCAGGCCGCCCCCGCCTCGGTGAGCTACCTGAGCGAGCGTTACCGGGTCGCCCCGGGCGAGGCCGCCCGCCGGCTCGCCCTCCAGGAGCTGTCCGCGCCGCTGGCCGACATCCTCGCCGCCCGCTTCCCCGGCTCGTACGCGGGGATGTGGCTGGACCAGGCCGGTGGTGGGGTGCTCACCATCGCCGCCACCGACCCGGCCCCGGTCACCGAGGCGGTCGCCGGCCTGCCGGATGCCCGGCACGTCACCGTCGTGCCGGTCCGCCACTCCCGGCGCGACCTCGACGCGGCGGCCAGTCGGGTGGCCGGGTCGCTGGGCGTCACCGCCGGGCAGGACGTGCTTGTCGACGAGCGGGCCAACGAGGTGCTGGTGCTCACCGGCGACACGGTGCCGGCCGACGACGCCCGACTGGCCGGCGTGCTCGGCGCGGGCGGGGTGCCGGTCCGGGCCCAGTCCCGGCTCGACGGCTCCTCGATCCCCAAGGCGTGCGACCCGCGCTACTGCGCCGAGGCGCCGATGCGCGGCGGCATCCGGCTGGACGTGCCCCGCGACGACGGCACCGTCGGCGGTTGCACCACCGGCTTCAACGTCCGGGCGAAGTCCGGGCAGTACTACGTGCTGACCGCCGGGCACTGCGTGGTCGGCGGCCGGCACCAGCGTGTCGACGACACCTGGCACCAGTTCCTCGGCCCGAAGGTGCCTGTGGGTCTGGAGTCGACCGCTCCGGTGCTGGCCGAGAACGCCTTCCCCTACGACTACGCGGTCCTGCCGTACGCCAAGGGGGCGACGACCCGCTGGGCGTACCCGAGGCGGGGTGTGGGCAACACGCCCAGCCTGGTCAACTACTGGTGCGTGGCGGACAATCCGGCCTGCGCCAGCAAGGGCAGCCGCGACGTGCCGGTCACCGGCGTCACGTCGTACGGCGCGGTGCAGGCCGGTTGGGTGGTCTGCGCCACCGGGTCGGCGTACACCCCGAAGGCCGGCGAGCAGTACGTCGACTCGGGGGCCGGGGCCGGCTTCCTGCCGGGCACCCGCTGTGGCGAGGTCATCGGCAAGGCCAGCGGCGGGATCGACGTGCGGGTGTGCGCCCGGCCGGGGGACAGCGGAGGTCCGCTGTTCACCGAGTCCGACGGGCGGGCGCTGGGCATCCTGAGCAACGGTGACGACGGCGAGGGCCCCTGCACCAACCCGGACGAGAAGAACACCTACGCGCCGGTCTCGGTCATCCTCGACCGGGTCAACGGTCGCACCGGGCTCGACTTCCAGATCGCCACCAAGGGCCCGCTGCTCGCCTCGCCGGCCGCCTCCGCGAACCGGTAG
- a CDS encoding ABC transporter ATP-binding protein, giving the protein MPAPCDGDPAPRVDGRVRPLRNLWRLRRYLRPYAPAYALLLLAALAATGAGLAVPLVVQRVVDGPVARHDPAGLLRLGGLALLLGLVEAVLIFIRRWSQSSSSAGMEATIRADLYAHLQRLPAGFHDRWQSGQLLSRATSDLSVLRRFLSFGLLFLVLNLVTYVAVVILLVRLHGPLGLLVAASAVPLFVISRRFGRRYHAVSRRMQDQQGDVATLVEETAQGLRTMKAYGRGPELAERFARRTSALHDTGVGKGAMQARASALFDLVPNLTLGAVLVGGATLVARDALTVGELVAFVSLQLMLIWPVQSLGWIIANGQEAATAADRIQEVLDTPPSIVDAPDAVALARSAIRGRLRFEGVSFRYPGSPEPVLREIELTVEPGETLALVGATGCGKSTLLSLVPRLYDVTDGRITLDGHDLRALRLDALRRLVGVAFEEPTLFSMSVWENLTLGCPDADADQVRAALTLAQADFAYELPWGLATRVGEQGLSLSGGQRQRLALARAVLGRPALLVLDDPLSALDVQTEALVEAALRRVLRETTALLVVHRPSTVALADRVALLDGGRIVAVGRHSELLATVPAYRAVLAAEPSATPGLVRS; this is encoded by the coding sequence GTGCCCGCGCCGTGCGACGGCGACCCGGCCCCGAGGGTGGACGGCCGGGTCCGGCCGCTGCGCAACCTCTGGCGGCTGCGCCGCTACCTGCGCCCGTACGCCCCCGCGTACGCCCTGTTGCTGCTGGCCGCGCTGGCGGCCACCGGGGCCGGTCTCGCCGTACCCCTGGTGGTGCAGCGGGTGGTGGACGGGCCGGTGGCCCGGCACGACCCGGCCGGGTTGCTGCGGCTCGGCGGGCTGGCCCTGCTGCTCGGGCTGGTCGAGGCGGTGCTGATCTTCATCCGGCGGTGGAGCCAGTCCTCCTCGTCGGCCGGCATGGAGGCGACCATCCGCGCCGACCTCTACGCCCACCTGCAACGGCTGCCGGCCGGTTTCCACGACCGCTGGCAGTCCGGGCAACTGCTGTCCCGGGCCACCAGTGACCTGTCGGTGCTGCGCCGGTTCCTCTCCTTCGGCCTGCTCTTCCTGGTGCTCAACCTGGTCACCTACGTCGCCGTGGTGATCCTCCTGGTGCGGTTGCACGGGCCGCTGGGTCTGCTGGTGGCGGCCAGCGCGGTGCCGCTGTTCGTGATCAGCCGCCGGTTCGGCAGGCGCTACCACGCGGTCTCCCGGCGGATGCAGGACCAGCAGGGCGACGTGGCCACCCTGGTCGAGGAGACCGCGCAGGGGCTGCGCACCATGAAGGCGTACGGGCGGGGGCCGGAACTGGCCGAACGGTTCGCCCGGCGGACCAGCGCGCTGCACGACACCGGGGTCGGCAAGGGTGCCATGCAGGCCCGCGCCTCGGCCCTGTTCGACCTGGTGCCCAACCTGACCCTGGGCGCGGTGCTGGTCGGCGGCGCGACGCTCGTCGCCCGGGACGCGCTGACCGTCGGCGAGCTGGTCGCCTTCGTCAGCCTCCAGCTGATGCTGATCTGGCCGGTGCAGTCGCTCGGCTGGATCATCGCCAACGGGCAGGAGGCGGCGACCGCGGCGGACCGGATCCAGGAGGTGCTGGACACCCCTCCGTCGATCGTGGACGCTCCGGACGCCGTCGCGCTGGCCCGGTCGGCAATCCGCGGCCGGCTCCGCTTCGAGGGGGTGTCGTTCCGTTATCCGGGCAGCCCGGAGCCGGTGCTGCGGGAGATCGAGCTGACCGTCGAGCCGGGCGAGACGCTGGCCCTGGTCGGGGCGACCGGCTGCGGCAAGAGCACGCTGCTCTCCCTGGTCCCCCGGTTGTACGACGTGACCGACGGCCGGATCACCCTGGACGGGCACGACCTGCGGGCGCTGCGGCTGGACGCGCTGCGCCGGCTGGTCGGGGTGGCCTTCGAGGAGCCGACCCTGTTCTCCATGTCGGTCTGGGAGAACCTCACCCTGGGCTGCCCGGACGCCGACGCCGACCAGGTCCGGGCCGCGTTGACGCTGGCCCAGGCCGACTTCGCGTACGAGCTGCCGTGGGGGTTGGCGACCCGGGTGGGCGAGCAGGGCCTGTCGCTCTCCGGTGGGCAGCGGCAACGGCTGGCGCTGGCCCGCGCGGTGCTCGGCCGGCCGGCGCTGCTGGTCCTGGACGACCCGCTCTCCGCCCTGGACGTGCAGACCGAGGCGCTTGTCGAGGCGGCGTTGCGCCGGGTGCTGCGGGAGACCACCGCGCTGCTGGTGGTGCACCGACCGTCGACCGTGGCACTGGCCGACCGGGTGGCGCTGCTCGACGGGGGCCGGATCGTCGCCGTCGGGCGGCACTCCGAGCTGCTGGCCACGGTGCCGGCGTACCGGGCGGTGCTCGCCGCCGAGCCCTCGGCGACTCCGGGCCTGGTGCGTTCGTGA
- a CDS encoding methylated-DNA--[protein]-cysteine S-methyltransferase: protein MTTTGTTAIGTTTMDTPAGPLSVLVGPDGAVRAAGFTTAPESLLPLVHPSLRGPLRPHADLGPVTAAVHAYLDGELTAIDEVPVTQHSGGAFLTHAWTVLRDVKPGEPITYTAYAALAGRPAAVRAAAAACARNAAALFVPCHRVLRTDGTLGGYRYGLAVKTWLLGHERRLTAN from the coding sequence ATGACGACCACCGGCACGACGGCAATCGGCACCACCACCATGGACACCCCGGCCGGCCCGCTGAGCGTGCTGGTCGGCCCGGACGGCGCGGTCCGGGCCGCCGGCTTCACCACCGCGCCGGAGAGCCTGCTGCCGCTCGTGCACCCGAGCCTGCGCGGCCCGCTCCGGCCGCACGCCGACCTCGGCCCGGTGACCGCCGCCGTGCACGCCTACCTCGACGGCGAGCTGACCGCGATCGACGAGGTGCCGGTGACCCAGCACAGCGGCGGGGCGTTCCTGACCCACGCCTGGACCGTGCTGCGCGACGTCAAGCCCGGCGAGCCGATCACCTACACCGCGTACGCCGCACTGGCCGGCCGGCCCGCCGCGGTCCGGGCGGCGGCCGCCGCCTGCGCCCGCAACGCCGCCGCCCTCTTCGTCCCCTGCCACCGGGTGCTACGCACCGACGGGACCCTCGGCGGCTACCGGTACGGGTTGGCGGTGAAGACGTGGTTGCTCGGTCATGAGCGGCGGCTGACGGCAAACTGA
- a CDS encoding DNA-3-methyladenine glycosylase 2 family protein, translating to MEWDFERCYRAVDSRDQRFDGWFYTGVTSTGIYCRPSCPAMTPKRRNVRFFPSAAAAQGAGLRACRRCRPDAAPGSPQWDVRADVVGRAMRLIADGVVDRDGVPGLAARLGYTERHLHRMLRAELGAGPLALARAQRAQTARTLIETTGLGLAEVAFAAGFGSVRQFNDTVREVYGTVPSRLRTGRGGRPAAGGAGTITLRLAYRPPLHAAALLDFLADRALPGVEEVRDGTYRRGLRLPHGPAEVALTPAVGYVGATLRLTDLRDLAPAVARCRRLFDLDADPEAVDQTLAADPALTGVVAAEPGVRLPRAVDGFELALRAIIGQQISLRAAITTLTRLLHHPHTPSPSSPSPSPPSPASADRLGSGDQEACVTESASRRPKPLDHRGEPGELGGLGGLGVVGGGWGEVRGFPGAEEVAGLPDAAFGMPVARRETIRALARAVAAGEVDLEPGGDRAETVRRLTALPGIGPWTAGYLAMRALGDPDVLLCTDLAVRRGAAALGLPHTPTTLDTYAERWRPWRSYATIRLWRAA from the coding sequence GTGGAGTGGGACTTCGAACGGTGCTACCGGGCCGTGGACAGCCGTGACCAGCGGTTCGACGGCTGGTTCTACACAGGCGTCACGTCGACCGGGATCTACTGCCGGCCGTCGTGTCCGGCGATGACGCCGAAACGACGTAACGTCCGGTTCTTCCCGTCGGCAGCCGCCGCGCAGGGGGCCGGGCTGCGGGCCTGCCGCCGGTGCCGGCCGGACGCCGCCCCGGGCTCACCGCAGTGGGACGTCCGGGCCGACGTGGTGGGCCGGGCCATGCGGCTGATCGCCGACGGGGTGGTCGACCGGGACGGCGTGCCGGGGCTGGCCGCCCGGCTGGGCTACACCGAACGGCACCTGCACCGGATGCTCCGGGCGGAACTGGGCGCCGGTCCGCTGGCACTGGCCCGGGCGCAACGGGCACAGACCGCCCGGACGCTGATCGAGACCACCGGGCTGGGGCTGGCGGAGGTGGCGTTCGCGGCCGGGTTCGGCAGCGTACGGCAGTTCAACGACACCGTCCGCGAGGTGTACGGAACGGTGCCGTCACGGTTGCGCACCGGGCGGGGCGGCCGACCGGCAGCGGGCGGGGCGGGCACGATCACGCTCCGGCTGGCGTACCGGCCGCCGCTGCACGCCGCCGCGCTGCTGGACTTCCTGGCCGACCGGGCGCTGCCCGGGGTGGAGGAGGTGCGCGACGGGACGTACCGCCGGGGGTTGCGGTTGCCGCACGGCCCGGCGGAGGTCGCGCTGACCCCGGCGGTCGGGTACGTCGGCGCGACGCTCAGGCTGACGGACCTGCGCGACCTGGCCCCGGCGGTGGCCCGCTGCCGCCGCCTGTTCGACCTGGACGCCGACCCGGAGGCGGTCGACCAGACGCTGGCCGCCGACCCTGCCCTGACCGGGGTCGTCGCCGCCGAGCCCGGCGTCCGCCTCCCCCGCGCGGTCGACGGCTTCGAGCTGGCCCTCCGCGCCATCATCGGCCAACAGATCTCCCTCCGCGCCGCCATCACCACCCTCACCCGCCTCCTCCACCACCCCCACACCCCCTCCCCCTCCTCCCCCTCCCCCTCTCCCCCCTCCCCGGCCTCCGCCGACCGCCTCGGCTCCGGTGATCAAGAGGCTTGTGTCACGGAGAGCGCTTCCCGGCGCCCCAAACCTCTTGATCACCGTGGCGAACCCGGCGAGCTCGGAGGGCTCGGAGGGCTCGGAGTGGTTGGTGGGGGGTGGGGGGAGGTGCGGGGGTTTCCGGGGGCGGAGGAGGTGGCGGGGTTGCCGGACGCGGCGTTCGGGATGCCGGTCGCGCGGCGGGAGACGATCCGGGCATTGGCCCGGGCGGTCGCCGCCGGGGAGGTCGACCTGGAGCCGGGCGGGGACCGGGCGGAGACCGTACGACGGTTGACCGCGCTGCCCGGAATCGGGCCGTGGACGGCCGGCTACCTGGCCATGCGCGCCCTCGGCGACCCGGACGTGCTGCTCTGCACCGACCTCGCGGTACGCCGGGGCGCCGCCGCCCTCGGCCTGCCCCACACCCCCACCACCCTCGACACGTACGCCGAGCGCTGGCGACCCTGGCGGTCGTACGCGACGATCAGACTCTGGAGAGCGGCATGA
- the ychF gene encoding redox-regulated ATPase YchF — translation MSLTIGIVGLPNVGKSTLFNALTKNDVLAANYPFATIEPNVGVVGLPDDRLGKLAEIFSSQKVLPAPVSFVDIAGLVRGASKGQGRGNAFLANIRDASAICQVVRAFSDPNVVHVDGKVSPADDIETINTELILADLQTLEKALPRLEKEAKLRKDRAAAVTAAKQAVEVLDGGTTLYAGAAAAKIELEHLRELHLLTTKPFLYVFNVDEAELANAGFLDELRALVAPAEAVFMDAKIESELVDLPEEEARELLESIGQHEPGLNQLVRVGFRTLGLQTYLTAGPKEARAWTVPVGATAPEAAGVIHSDFQRGFIKAEVVSYGDLVAAGSMAAAKAAGKVRIEGKEYVMQDGDVVEFRFNV, via the coding sequence GTGAGTCTCACCATCGGCATCGTCGGCCTGCCCAACGTCGGCAAGAGCACCCTGTTCAACGCGCTGACCAAGAACGACGTGCTCGCGGCGAACTATCCGTTCGCCACCATCGAGCCCAACGTCGGGGTGGTGGGGCTGCCGGACGACCGGCTCGGCAAGCTCGCCGAGATCTTCTCGTCGCAGAAGGTGCTGCCCGCGCCGGTGTCGTTCGTCGACATCGCCGGCCTGGTCCGGGGCGCGTCCAAGGGGCAGGGCCGGGGCAACGCCTTCCTGGCGAACATCCGGGACGCCTCGGCCATCTGCCAGGTGGTGCGCGCCTTCTCCGATCCGAACGTGGTGCACGTCGACGGCAAGGTCTCGCCGGCCGACGACATCGAGACGATCAACACCGAGCTGATCCTGGCCGACCTGCAGACCCTGGAGAAGGCGCTGCCCCGGCTGGAGAAGGAGGCCAAGCTCCGCAAGGACCGGGCCGCCGCCGTCACCGCCGCCAAGCAGGCCGTCGAGGTGCTCGACGGCGGCACCACTCTCTACGCCGGGGCCGCCGCCGCCAAGATCGAGCTGGAGCACCTGCGGGAGCTGCACCTGCTCACCACCAAGCCGTTCCTCTACGTCTTCAACGTCGACGAGGCCGAGCTGGCCAACGCCGGTTTCCTCGACGAGCTGCGGGCGCTCGTGGCTCCCGCCGAGGCGGTCTTCATGGACGCCAAGATCGAATCTGAGCTGGTGGACCTGCCCGAGGAGGAGGCCCGTGAGCTGCTGGAATCGATCGGGCAGCACGAGCCGGGGCTGAACCAGCTCGTCCGGGTCGGCTTCCGCACGCTCGGGCTCCAGACGTACCTCACGGCGGGGCCGAAGGAGGCGCGGGCCTGGACCGTGCCGGTCGGCGCGACCGCCCCGGAGGCCGCCGGGGTGATCCACAGCGACTTCCAGCGGGGTTTCATCAAGGCCGAGGTGGTCTCCTACGGCGACCTGGTCGCGGCCGGATCGATGGCGGCGGCGAAGGCCGCCGGCAAGGTCCGGATCGAGGGCAAGGAGTACGTCATGCAGGACGGCGACGTGGTGGAGTTCCGCTTCAACGTCTGA
- a CDS encoding SigE family RNA polymerase sigma factor, protein MDEDDRARLAEFVASRTPALMRVAYLLTGDRHTAEDLFQSALARTIPRWRELRHADPEGYLRTVMYREQVSWWRRLRRHRETLLTGADERAGPDPNGGTDVRLAMRAALRALPAAQRTVVVLRYYEDLTETQVAAALGCSVGTVRSRTHRAVARLRQLLPDIELLEVRR, encoded by the coding sequence GTGGACGAGGACGACCGGGCCCGGCTGGCCGAGTTCGTGGCCAGCCGGACGCCGGCCCTGATGCGGGTCGCGTACCTGCTCACCGGGGACCGGCACACCGCCGAGGACCTGTTCCAGTCGGCGCTGGCGCGGACCATTCCGAGGTGGCGCGAGCTGCGCCACGCCGACCCGGAGGGCTACCTGCGCACGGTCATGTACCGCGAACAGGTGAGCTGGTGGCGGCGACTACGCCGGCACCGGGAGACGTTGCTCACCGGCGCCGACGAACGGGCCGGGCCCGACCCGAACGGCGGCACCGACGTACGGCTGGCGATGCGGGCCGCGCTGCGGGCGCTGCCGGCGGCCCAGCGCACGGTCGTGGTCCTGCGGTACTACGAGGACCTGACCGAGACCCAGGTGGCCGCCGCGCTCGGCTGCTCGGTCGGCACCGTACGCAGCCGCACCCACCGGGCCGTGGCCCGGTTGCGGCAACTCCTGCCGGACATCGAACTGCTGGAGGTACGGCGGTGA